One Synergistaceae bacterium genomic window, CCTGACGGTGACGATGCTCCTGATCGTCGCGGGTCTTTTGACCTTCATGGGCTTTTTTACCGTAAAAGTCAGAGAAAACAAAAAATCTATGGAGTCGGAGCTGGCAGGGATGGCCCGCGCCACGGAAAAACAGTACGGCGGCATCGCGGCTCAGGCCCTCCAGCTCTCCAGCTACCTGTCGGAGAATATTGAGCGCGCTCTGGCGGAAAAGGCGCTTCTGCCCACGCCCGACGGTCTGCGGCAGATGAGCCCCGGCGTTCTGGAGGACGTTCTGGACGCCCAGTACGACACGCTGTTCTTCTCTCTGGATCGGGCCAGGGCCAGCGGCGCGTTCGTGGTTCTGAACGCCACGGTCAGCCAGCGATCTCAGGAGCAAAAGAGATTCCGGGCCGGACTTTTCTTCAAAAACTGGGAGCCCGCCCTGAACAGCTCCTCGGCAATTCTTCTGCTGCGGGGAATCTCCCGGATCGGGATGAGGCACAAAATCGTTCTGGACGCCCAGTGGACGATGGAGTTCGACGTGGAGGACGCGCGATGGTTCAGACTGCCCCAGGAGGCGGCCTGGGAGGCCTCCGACTCCGCGCCCCGGCTTTATTACTGGCAGCCGGCGGGAAACCTGAAAGGCACAAATTACAGAGGGATGCTGTGCTCCGCCCCTCTGGTCGATTCGGGGGGAAACGTCTTCGGCGTGTGCGGCTTCGAGGTCAGCGACATGCTTTTCAAACTGTCCCACGTGCCCGACGGAAAGATATTCAACGATATTTTCTGCGTCCTCGCGCCGGTGGACACGAACTCCGACGTGGAGACTTTCGACCTTGGAAGCGCCCTGTTTTCGTGGCGTTATGGAGCGAATCGGGAGTCCGGTTCCGGTTACAAACTGAAGGTGAAGGGCCGGAAAAAGGGTTTTTCCGTCTACTCGCGGGACGACGGAGAGGTTTTTGTGGGGCTGCACGAGCCGGTCAGTCTGTACGCCAGCGGTTCCCCCTTCGGCGGTCAGTCTTACGCTCTGGCGTTTCTCATTCCCGAAGCGGACTTCGACGCCGCCGCCTCGGCGGACGAGGGAAAGCTCTGGTCTCTGTCGCTGCTCCTTCTCGGGGCGGGCGCGCTTTTCTCCTTCGTCCTGAGCCACTGGTGCGCCCGGCCGATTCTCAGGGGAATCAACGCCATTCGCGGAGCGGTGGAGTCGGGAGAACCGGGAAGGGAACCCGATTACGAAACAGTCAAAATTCCGGAAATCGACGACCTGATCGAGTTTCTGCGCTCCCGGAGCATGGCCGCCCCGGAGGAGCGAAGCCCCTCAGAGGACCCCGCGCCTCAGAGCGAGACGGAGCCTGATGGAACAGAACCCCTGACGGCGACGGAGCAGGAGGTGCTGGCGCTTTATCGGGAAGGGCGTACCGCAAAGGAAATCGCCGACGCGCTGGGAGTGAGCGTCAACACCATCAAGACCCACAACCGGCACATTTTCATGAAGCTGAACGTCTCCTCCAGGCGGGAAC contains:
- a CDS encoding helix-turn-helix transcriptional regulator; translation: MTLLGRGGVRSVPPVSLSTRIFVFSALLTVTMLLIVAGLLTFMGFFTVKVRENKKSMESELAGMARATEKQYGGIAAQALQLSSYLSENIERALAEKALLPTPDGLRQMSPGVLEDVLDAQYDTLFFSLDRARASGAFVVLNATVSQRSQEQKRFRAGLFFKNWEPALNSSSAILLLRGISRIGMRHKIVLDAQWTMEFDVEDARWFRLPQEAAWEASDSAPRLYYWQPAGNLKGTNYRGMLCSAPLVDSGGNVFGVCGFEVSDMLFKLSHVPDGKIFNDIFCVLAPVDTNSDVETFDLGSALFSWRYGANRESGSGYKLKVKGRKKGFSVYSRDDGEVFVGLHEPVSLYASGSPFGGQSYALAFLIPEADFDAAASADEGKLWSLSLLLLGAGALFSFVLSHWCARPILRGINAIRGAVESGEPGREPDYETVKIPEIDDLIEFLRSRSMAAPEERSPSEDPAPQSETEPDGTEPLTATEQEVLALYREGRTAKEIADALGVSVNTIKTHNRHIFMKLNVSSRRELLARVGERKK